A DNA window from Halorubrum sp. DM2 contains the following coding sequences:
- a CDS encoding helix-turn-helix domain-containing protein: MSEPEPSEFERYIDEHGWKVSTGEYDYEELSPPEWFTELDREICVLLGHGFIFTPSLIAKNIERPRSSVSRRLNTLEAGGIVEKVERGHYKLTEEGYARLLQRVTREGPEGERNWYTIKIPSPEEIQESNEE, translated from the coding sequence ATGAGCGAACCAGAACCCTCTGAATTTGAAAGATACATCGACGAACACGGCTGGAAAGTCAGCACCGGAGAGTATGATTACGAGGAACTCAGCCCTCCAGAGTGGTTCACCGAACTGGACCGAGAGATCTGCGTCCTTTTGGGACACGGATTCATATTTACTCCATCACTAATCGCAAAGAACATAGAGCGCCCACGAAGTTCCGTCTCGCGGCGGCTAAACACATTAGAAGCGGGAGGCATTGTCGAGAAAGTTGAGAGGGGGCACTACAAGCTAACAGAGGAGGGGTACGCAAGGCTATTACAGAGGGTCACAAGGGAAGGGCCTGAAGGAGAGAGAAATTGGTACACGATAAAAATTCCCTCCCCCGAGGAAATTCAAGAGTCAAACGAGGAGTAG